One stretch of Streptomyces peucetius DNA includes these proteins:
- the bioD gene encoding dethiobiotin synthase yields the protein MAVIVVTGTGTEIGKTVVTAAVAATALAQGRSVAVVKPAQTGVAPGEDGDVDVVRRLAGNVTRSELARFPEPLAPATAARRAGLPPVRPHQVAEAAEKLASEHDLVLVEGAGGLLVRLDDAGATLADVAAELAAPVLVVAPAGLGTLNMTALTAEALRARDLEQLGVVVGSWPAGPDLAARCNLADLPEAAGAPLLGVVPEGAGALAPVEFRQRAAAWLAPRLGGRWDAGAFTAAVG from the coding sequence ATGGCAGTGATCGTCGTCACCGGTACCGGAACCGAGATCGGCAAGACCGTCGTCACCGCGGCCGTCGCCGCGACCGCGCTCGCGCAGGGACGGTCCGTCGCCGTCGTGAAGCCCGCGCAGACCGGGGTCGCGCCCGGTGAGGACGGCGACGTCGACGTGGTGCGGCGGCTCGCCGGCAACGTCACACGGAGCGAACTCGCCCGTTTCCCGGAACCGTTGGCGCCCGCCACCGCCGCCCGGCGGGCCGGGCTTCCTCCGGTGCGCCCCCACCAGGTGGCAGAGGCCGCCGAGAAGCTCGCGAGTGAGCACGACCTGGTGCTGGTCGAGGGCGCCGGCGGCCTGCTCGTACGGCTCGACGACGCCGGCGCCACACTCGCCGACGTGGCCGCCGAGCTCGCCGCGCCCGTGCTCGTCGTCGCTCCCGCCGGGCTCGGCACGCTCAATATGACCGCCCTGACCGCGGAAGCCCTGCGCGCAAGGGACTTGGAGCAGCTGGGCGTCGTGGTCGGGAGCTGGCCGGCCGGGCCGGATCTCGCCGCCCGCTGCAATCTCGCCGATCTGCCGGAGGCGGCGGGCGCCCCGCTGCTGGGCGTCGTCCCCGAGGGCGCGGGCGCGCTCGCTCCCGTCGAGTTCAGGCAGCGGGCCGCCGCATGGCTGGCGCCACGCCTGGGCGGCCGGTGGGATGCCGGGGCGTTCACCGCCGCCGTAGGCTGA
- a CDS encoding VOC family protein, translating to MRAKIDEVVFDCHDPARLVRFWAALLGGDPVDRSDDWSYIDPPGFVRVAFQRVPEGKSAKNRLHLDLDAGDVDAAADEAVRLGAELLGAVVTDDHGRFQVLRDPEGNEFCFVAPLDA from the coding sequence ATGCGCGCAAAGATCGACGAGGTCGTCTTCGACTGCCACGACCCGGCCCGGCTGGTGCGGTTCTGGGCCGCGCTCCTCGGCGGCGATCCGGTGGACCGTTCCGACGACTGGTCATACATCGATCCGCCCGGGTTCGTACGCGTCGCCTTCCAGCGCGTGCCGGAGGGCAAGTCGGCCAAGAACCGGCTGCATCTGGACCTGGACGCGGGCGACGTCGACGCGGCGGCGGACGAGGCGGTCCGGCTGGGTGCGGAGCTCCTCGGTGCGGTCGTCACCGACGACCACGGCCGGTTCCAGGTCCTGCGCGACCCGGAGGGCAACGAATTCTGCTTCGTGGCGCCGCTCGACGCCTGA